One part of the Anopheles merus strain MAF chromosome 3L, AmerM5.1, whole genome shotgun sequence genome encodes these proteins:
- the LOC121598851 gene encoding chromodomain-helicase-DNA-binding protein Mi-2 homolog, translated as MASDEEIDESIAEEESGMLDEGADASLVADADDGSDEEANTKGNAQQDEDDDYEPEDNRKKKKGKKRKARSSDEKRGRKKKKRKKNDSGDESDQKQSDDGGSSAAAAAAAAAAAAAAAAAESDYESRPKRGRDRKKGSSSRSGAAAAASEVEKKSEEKEKMPTIQEVCSSFDLTDVKIEYTEDDFENLVTFKMFQTHVRPILTKENPRVPMAKLMMLVAAKWREFCTLNPNITSEDATSGETGGREEETASAAPPTPEYVPKSSRSRSKTENKHDDMVYDDEDEEEEEEVERERTRKSKKGKSGGGGGGGGSSSSNKKGGGGGNSRKQKVPTLKIKFGKRKNASSDEEQDASGGSERESDAEFEKMLQQSEPDTPERAKSATGGGGGADGGAADEASDQPAVRKKAKTKIGNKSKKKNKSKKSKFPDGGEEGEHEHQDYCEVCQQGGEIILCDTCPKAYHLVCLDPELEDTPEGKWSCPTCEAEGPADEDDDEHQEFCRVCKDGGELLCCDNCPSAYHTFCLNPPLDDIPDGEWRCPRCSCPPLADKVQKILTWRWTDKPINPDEPSTSKGAAAAAGGSTRRREYFVKWHEKSYWHCDWITELQLDVHHPLMFRYYTRKNDMEEPPKLEEALDEEDNRYKRIQRMRETNCQLNETELEEKYYRYGVKPEWLMVHRVINHRTMRDGRTLYLVKWRELSYDQATWEDEEDDIAGLKMAIEYYLDLRANCSQDIGGSGSGGSGSSKKNKKKGRRRLRELEEEERTAGVKRYTPPPEKPTTDLKRKFEVQPPYLDETGMRLHPYQLEGINWLRYSWANGTDTILADEMGLGKTIQTATFLYSLYKEGHCRGPFLVAVPLSTIINWEREFETWAPDFYCITYVGDKESRAVIRENELSFEEGAVRGGKASRIRASSIKFNVLLTSYELISIDAACLGSIDWSVLVVDEAHRLKSNQSKFFKVLNAYNIAYKLLLTGTPLQNNLEELFHLLNFLNKSKFNELAEFQNEFADISKEEQVKRLHEMLGPHMLRRLKADVLKNMPTKSEFIVRVELSPLQKKYYKYILTRNYEALNPKGGGGACSLINIMMDLKKCCNHPYLFAAAAEEAQLGPGGNYELQSLTKAAGKLVLLEKMLRLLKSQGHRVLIFSQMTKMLDILEDFLEGLGYKYERIDGGITGSIRQEAIDRFNAPGAPQFCFLLSTRAGGLGINLATADTVIIYDSDWNPHNDIQAFSRAHRIGQANKVMIYRFVTRNSVEERVTQVAKRKMMLTHLVVRPGMGGKGTNFTKQELDDILRFGTEELFKEDGKDEEAIHYDDKAVAELLDRSNKGVEEKENWANEYLSSFKVASYSTKEDVEEEAETEVIKQEAENSDPAYWVKLLRHHYEQHQEDLSRTLGKGKRVRKQVNYTDGGVIQADPVKEDSTWQENVSDYNNSDYSGASDEDRDEDDEESELGRRSRRRIERKEAERDNRPLPPLLARVGGNIEVLGFNARQRKSFLNAIMRYGMPPQDAFHSQWLVRDLRGKSERIFKAYVSLFMRHLCEPGADNAETFADGVPREGLSRQHVLTRIGVMSLIRKKVQEFEHINGYYSMPELIKRPCEPVKIAVAAPAAVGAAPGGEGTSGTAGAAAPASGETSKSATTSTSATPATSAAPSPAPNASASGDKEEEQQSGEKATDGGDKEKPTDGGSGTTPAEEGEKAAEVKKEVKEEGADDATDKKKDESSGEVTAKDEPMDTDGEKKDDKQPSGEEAIDLKSVKTEEDAGAVVPKKEAADEKEKSEEKKPADGAAKSSAEEAKKAPVEAKKEAEEEDDDDEVKFVEDGSTLPPVVKNQEPETKPTPAPAPATTTTTTTTTTIDDDDDDVVFVKDDDDDVKKPEPVQENLEVHKRAFMFNIADGGFTELHTLWINEEKAAVPGREYEIWHRRHDYWLLAGIVTHGYGRWQDIQNDIRFAIINEPFKMDVGKGNFLEIKNKFLARRFKLLEQSLVIEEQLRRAALLNLAQDPAHPAMALNARFAEVECLAESHQHLSKESLAGNKPANAVLHKVLNQLEELLSDMKSDVSRLPATLARIPPVAQRLQMSERSILSRLAATGNTVQQNPPMSQFPPGYQGTTLPGFAAAAAANFATFRPTFSVPGQPTNFPSGAGAAGSSSSGK; from the exons ATGGCATCCGATGAGGAAATTGATGAATCCATTGCCG AGGAGGAGAGCGGCATGCTGGATGAGGGAGCGGACGCATCCCTAGTGGCCGACGCCGACGACGGCTCGGACGAGGAGGCCAACACGAAGGGGAACGCGCAGCaggacgaagacgacgactaCGAGCCAGAGGACAAccgcaagaagaagaagggcaAAAAGCGCAAAGCGCGCAGCAGCGACGAAAAGCGCGGccgcaagaagaaaaagcgcAAGAAGAACGACAGCGGCGACGAGAGCGACCAGAAGCAGAGCGATGACGGGGGAAGcagtgcggcggcggcggcagcggctgcagctgcagcggcCGCCGCTGCGGCCGCCGAGTCCGACTACGAGTCACGCCCGAAGCGTGGCCGAGATCGGAAGaagggcagcagcagtcgttcgggtgcggcggcggcagccaGCGAGGTGGAGAAGAAGTcggaggagaaggaaaagatGCCCACGATTCAGGAGGTGTGCAGCTCGTTCGATCTGACCGACGTGAAGATCGAGTACACGGAGGACGATTTCGAGAATCTGGTCACGTTCAAGATGTTCCAGACGCACGTGCGGCCGATCCTGACGAAGGAGAATCCGCGCGTTCCGATGGCGAAGCTGATGATGCTGGTCGCGGCCAAGTGGCGCGAGTTCTGCACCCTCAACCCGAACATCACGAGCGAGGACGCGACGTCGGGCGAGACGGGCGGGCGGGAGGAGGAGACGGCGTCGGCGGCGCCGCCCACGCCCGAGTACGTGCCGAAGTCGAGCCGGTCGCGCAGCAAGACGGAAAACAAGCACGACGACATGGTgtacgacgacgaggacgaggaggaagaggaggaggtggaGCGAGAGCGAACGCGCAAGAGCAAGAAGGGCAAGAgcggaggcggcggcggcggtggaggtagcagtagcagcaacaagaagggcggcggcggaggaaACAGCCGCAAGCAGAAGGTGCCGACGCTGAAGATCAAGTTTGGCAAGCGCAAGAACGCCAGCTCGGACGAGGAGCAGGACGCGAGCGGCGGCTCGGAGCGCGAGTCGGACGCCGAGTTCGAGAAGATGCTGCAGCAGTCCGAGCCCGACACGCCGGAACGGGCGAAATCGGCCACCGGGGGCGGTGGTGGGGCCGACGGGGGCGCCGCGGACGAAGCGTCCGATCAACCGGCGGTGCGCAAGAAGGCCAAAACCAAGATTGGCAACAagtcgaagaagaaaaacaagtcCAAGAAGAGCAAATTCCCGGACGGTGGGGAGGAGGGCGAGCACGAGCATCAGGACTACTGCGAGGTGTGCCAGCAGGGCGGCGAGATCATCCTGTGCGACACGTGCCCCAAGGCGTACCATCTGGTGTGTCTTGATCCGGAGCTGGAGGACACGCCCGAGGGCAAGTGGTCCTGTCCGACGTGCGAGGCGGAGGGGCCGgccgacgaggacgacgacgagcaTCAGGAGTTTTGCCGGGTGTGCAAGGACGGTGGCGAGCTGCTGTGCTGCGACAACTGTCCCTCGGCGTACCACACGTTCTGTCTGAACCCGCCGCTCGACGACATTCCCGACGGGGAGTGGCGCTGTCCGCGCTGCAGCTGCCCGCCGCTCGCGGACAAGGTGCAGAAGATTCTGACCTGGCGCTGGACCGACAAACCGATCAACCCGGACGAACCGTCCACGTCGAAGggcgcggcggcggcggccggtgGATCGACCCGGCGCCGCGAGTACTTCGTCAAGTGGCACGAGAAGTCGTACTGGCACTGCGACTGGATCACCGAGCTGCAGCTGGACGTGCACCATCCGCTCATGTTCCGGTACTACACGCGCAAGAACGACATGGAGGAGCCGCCCAAGCTGGAGGAGGCGCTGGACGAGGAGGACAACCGGTACAAGCGCATCCAGCGCATGCGCGAAACGAACTGCCAGCTGAACGAGACGGAGCTGGAGGAGAAGTACTACCGGTACGGCGTCAAGCCGGAATGGTTGATGGTGCACCGCGTGATCAACCACCGGACGATGCGCGACGGCCGCACGCTCTATCTGGTCAAGTGGCGCGAGCTGTCGTACGATCAGGCCACGtgggaggacgaggaggacgacaTTGCCGGGCTGAAGATGGCCATCGAGTACTATTTGGATTTGCGCGCCAACTGCTCGCAGGACATCGGTGGGTCgggcagcggcggcagcggcagcagcaagaagaacaagaagaagggCCGCCGTCGGCTGCGCgagctggaggaggaggagcgcaCGGCCGGGGTGAAGCGCTATACGCCACCGCCGGAAAAGCCGACCACGGATCTGAAGCGCAAGTTCGAGGTGCAGCCGCCGTACCTGGACGAGACGGGCATGCGGCTGCATCCGTACCAGCTGGAGGGCATCAACTGGTTGCGCTACTCGTGGGCGAACGGCACCGATACGATACTGGCGGACGAGATGGGGCTGGGCAAGACGATCCAGACGGCCACCTTCCTGTACTCGCTGTATAAGGAGGGCCACTGCCGTGGTCCGTTCCTGGTGGCGGTCCCGCTCTCGACCATCATCAACTGGGAGCGTGAGTTTGAAACGTGGGCGCCGGACTTTTACTGCATCACGTACGTCGGCGACAAGGAGTCGCGTGCCGTTATCCGCGAAAATGAGCTGTCCTTCGAGGAAGGGGCAGTGCGCGGCGGCAAAGCGTCCCGCATTCGGGCGAGCTCGATCAAATTCAACGTGCTGCTGACCAGCTACGAGCTGATCTCGATCGATGCGGCCTGCCTCGGGTCGATCGATTGGTCCGTACTGGTGGTGGATGAAGCGCATCGTCTCAAATCGAACCAGAGCAAGTTCTTCAAGGTACTGAACGCGTACAACATCGCGTACAAGCTGCTGCTGACCGGTACGCCGCTGCAGAACAACCTCGAGGAGCTGTTCCATCTGCTCAACTTCCTCAACAAGAGCAAGTTCAACGAGCTGGCCGAGTTCCAGAACGAGTTCGCCGACATCTCGAAGGAGGAGCAGGTGAAGCGGCTGCACGAGATGCTCGGTCCGCACATGCTGCGTCGGCTGAAGGCGGACGTGCTGAAGAACATGCCCACCAAGTCGGAGTTTATCGTGCGCGTGGAGCTGTCGCCGCTGCAGAAGAAGTACTACAAGTACATCCTGACGCGCAACTACGAGGCGCTCAACCCGAAGGGCGGTGGCGGCGCCTGCTCGCTGATTAACATCATGATGGATCTGAAGAAGTGCTGCAACCATCCGTATCTGTTTGCGGCCGCCGCGGAGGAGGCGCAGCTCGGCCCGGGAGGTAACTACGAGCTGCAGTCGCTGACGAAAGCGGCCGGCAAGCTGGTGTTGCTGGAGAAGATGCTGAGGCTGCTGAAATCGCAAGGCCACCGGGTGCTGATCTTCTCGCAGATGACGAAGATGCTGGACATACTGGAGGACTTCCTGGAGGGGCTGGGCTACAAGTACGAGCGTATCGATGGTGGCATTACGGGCAGCATTCGGCAGGAGGCGATCGATCGGTTCAATGCACCGGGAGCGCCACAGTTCTGCTTCCTGCTGTCGACGCGTGCCGGCGGTCTCGGCATTAACCTGGCGACGGCCGACACCGTCATCATCTACGACTCGGACTGGAACCCGCACAACGACATCCAGGCGTTCTCGCGCGCCCATCGTATCGGGCAGGCGAACAAGGTGATGATCTACCGGTTCGTGACGCGCAACTCGGTCGAGGAGCGCGTGACGCAGGTGGCGAAGCGCAAGATGATGCTGACGCATCTGGTCGTGCGGCCCGGCATGGGCGGCAAGGGCACGAACTTTACCAAGCAGGAGCTCGACGACATCCTGCGCTTTGGCACGGAGGAGCTGTTCAAGGAGGACGGGAAGGACGAGGAGGCGATCCATTACGACGATAAGGCGGTGGCGGAGCTGCTGGACCGCTCGAACAAGggcgtggaggagaaggaaaacTGGGCGAACGAGTATCTGTCCTCGTTCAAGGTCGCGTCCTACTCGACCAAGGAGGACGTGGAGGAGGAGGCGGAAACGGAGGTGATCAAGCAGGAGGCCGAAAACTCGGACCCGGCGTACTGGGTGAAGCTGCTGCGGCACCACTACGAGCAGCACCAGGAGGATCTGTCCCGCACGCTCGGCAAGGGCAAGCGCGTGCGCAAGCAGGTGAACTACACGGACGGTGGCGTCATACAGGCGGACCCGGTGAAGGAGGACTCGACCTGGCAGGAGAACGTGTCGGACTACAACAACTCGGACTACTCGGGCGCGTCGGACGAGGACcgggacgaggacgacgaggagaGCGAGCTGGGCCGACGCAGCCGGCGGCGCATCGAGCGCAAGGAGGCGGAGCGGGACAAccggccgctgccgccgctgctggcGCGCGTCGGTGGCAACATCGAGGTGCTCGGCTTCAATGCGCGCCAGCGCAAGAGCTTCCTGAACGCGATCATGCGCTACGGCATGCCGCCCCAGGACGCGTTCCACTCGCAGTGGCTGGTGCGCGATCTGCGCGGCAAGTCGGAGCGCATTTTCAAGGCGTACGTGTCGCTGTTCATGCGGCATCTGTGCGAGCCCGGCGCGGACAATGCGGAAACGTTCGCGGACGGGGTGCCGCGCGAAGGGCTAAGTCGGCAGCACGTGCTGACGCGCATCGGCGTGATGTCGCTGATCCGCAAGAAGGTGCAGGAGTTTGAGCACATCAACGGGTACTACAGCATGCCGGAGCTGATCAAGCGCCCGTGTGAGCCGGTCAAGATTGCCGTCGCCGCTCCGGCTGCTGTTGGGGCGGCGCCAGGTGGTGAGGGTACGTCCGGGACGGCCGGTGCAGCTGCTCCAGCCAGTGGAGAAACGTCCAAATCGGCCACGACGAGCACGAGTGCAACACCGGCAACCAGTGCTGCACCCAGCCCGGCCCCGAACGCCAGTGCGTCCGGCGATAAGGAGGAGGAACAACAGTCGGGTGAAAAGGCGACCGATGGCGGTGACAAAGAAAAGCCAACGGATGGCGGTAGTGGCACGACGCCGGCCGAGGAGGGCGAAAAAGCGGCTGAAGTGAAGAAGGAAGTGAAAGAAGAAGGGGCGGACGATGCGACCGACAAGAAGAAGGACGAAAGCAGCGGCGAGGTCACAGCGAAGGATGAACCGATGGACACGGACGGGGAGAAGAAGGACGACAAGCAACCGTCCGGTGAGGAGGCGATCGATCTGAAGAGTGTCAAGACCGAGGAGGATGCGGGTGCGGTAGTGCCGAAGAAGGAAGCTGCCGACGAGAAGGAAAAGTCCGAGGAGAAGAAGCCAGCGGACGGAGCGGCGAAGAGCAGCGCGGAAGAGGCGAAGAAAGCACCGGTGGAAGCCAAGAAGGAGGCCGAGGAAgaggacgatgacgatgaggtGAAGTTCGTGGAGGATGGCAGCACGCTGCCGCCGGTGGTGAAGAACCAGGAGCCGGAAACGAAGCCGACGCCGGCCCCAGCACCAGCCACCacgacgaccaccaccaccaccaccacgatcgatgacgatgacgatgacgtgGTGTTTGTgaaggacgacgacgatgacgtgAAGAAGCCGGAACCGGTGCAGGAGAATCTGGAGGTGCACAAGCGCGCGTTCATGTTCAACATCGCGGACGGCGGCTTCACCGAGCTGCACACGCTGTGGATCAACGAGGAGAAGGCGGCGGTCCCGGGACGGGAGTACGAAATCTGGCACCGCCGGCACGACTACTGGCTGCTGGCGGGCATCGTCACGCACGGGTACGGCCGCTGGCAGGACATCCAGAACGACATCCGGTTCGCGATCATCAACGAACCGTTCAAGATGGACGTGGGCAAGGGCAACTTCCTCGAGATCAAGAACAAATTCCTGGCCCGCCGGTTCAAGCTGCTCGAGCAGTCGCTCGTCATCGAGGAGCAGCTGCGCCGGGCCGCCCTGCTCAATCTCGCCCAGGATCCGGCCCATCCGGCGATGGCGCTGAATGCCCGGTTCGCCGAGGTGGAGTGTTTGGCGGAATCGCATCAGCATCTGAGCAAGGAGTCGCTCGCCGGCAACAAGCCCGCCAACGCCGTACTGCACAAGGTGCTGAACCAGCTCGAGGAGCTGCTGTCGGACATGAAGTCGGACGTGTCGCGGCTGCCGGCGACGCTGGCCCGCATCCCGCCCGTCGCCCAGCGGCTGCAGATGTCGGAGCGTTCGATCCTGTCGCGGCTGGCTGCCACGGGCAACACGGTGCAGCAGAATC CACCCATGTCCCAGTTCCCGCCGGGCTACCAGGGCACGACACTGCCGGGCTTTGCAGCGGCCGCTGCCGCGAACTTTGCCACCTTCCGGCCCACCTTCTCGGTGCCCGGCCAGCCGACCAACTTCCCCAGCGGCGCCGGTGCAGCCGGTTCCAGCTCGTCCGGCAAGTAA